One window from the genome of Pandoraea fibrosis encodes:
- a CDS encoding penicillin-binding protein 1A, producing the protein MVKRQISSLLHAAAQAGRHGLRLLQPLQPYAARVGYHLRHPTRRGILIAIAAVPCLLVAYTLILIPFTPGIRDIRRAKVDQPAQILSADGKLLAEFRPSNREWVALKDVSPNVVKALVATEDHRFYEHHGIDLKRTASAALHTFSGDRQGGSTLTQQLARNLYPDAIGRAPTLTRKLKEAITALKIEALYTKPEILETYLNTVPFLYNAYGIEMAARTYFDKSADQLDVVEAATLVGMLKGNSYYNPVINPERALQRRNTVLAQMVKFGDLDASKLAALQKRPLRINFERQTEAPGPAPHFAQQLRKWLIGWADRNDYNIYSDGLVVHTTIDSRLQTMATQALTRQANQLQGIADANWSARGGWRDSTALVQSFVRESAEYRNAVAGGEAPEAAMKRLLADKAFMQNLRTTKTRVQAGFLAVDPRTGEIRAWVGSRDFTIDPFDHVQQARRQPGSTFKPFVYGAAFVKGRTPDDTIVDQVVEIPLPGGEIWRPSDDSAPTNKPMTLRDALAQSRNTVTAQLMQDVGPSRVAGLARAMGVRESKLDPVPSLALGTSPVSLKEMVAAYGTIADGGEYREPTMVTEITNGEGDVLATFSPARPERALSVNDDYTLLDTMRGVINRGTGNAIRTRFGIRADVAGKTGTTQDNADGWFILMQPQLVAGAWVGFNDSRITLRSDYWGQGAHSALPIVGDVVSRALRARVIDANAKFEAPDNHHWYSDWWTRASDWVTGLFAKKPEPQARPKVPAKRPAAPAPAPAVPTPEAASDGGPLPVPVASAVLAQPEYALPASAPHGNTIPGVPGEWNGPGGASPNGGSSPSSTGSGAPSALPVTPASPSPATASPPTPATPAPAQ; encoded by the coding sequence ATCGTGAAGCGCCAGATTTCGTCGCTGTTGCATGCCGCCGCTCAAGCCGGCCGTCATGGTCTCCGCCTTCTGCAACCCTTGCAGCCGTATGCGGCTCGCGTTGGGTATCACCTGCGCCATCCCACACGCCGCGGCATACTTATCGCCATTGCGGCCGTGCCATGCCTGCTCGTCGCCTACACGCTGATCCTGATTCCGTTCACGCCGGGCATTCGCGACATCCGGCGGGCCAAGGTCGATCAGCCGGCGCAGATATTGTCGGCAGACGGCAAGCTGCTCGCCGAGTTCCGGCCGTCAAACCGCGAATGGGTAGCGCTCAAGGACGTGTCGCCGAACGTCGTCAAGGCACTGGTCGCCACGGAAGACCATCGTTTCTACGAGCACCACGGCATTGACCTGAAGCGCACCGCATCGGCGGCGCTGCACACGTTCTCCGGCGACCGGCAGGGCGGGTCGACCCTCACGCAGCAACTCGCGCGCAATCTGTATCCCGACGCCATCGGGCGTGCGCCTACGCTTACGCGCAAGCTCAAGGAAGCGATCACCGCACTCAAGATCGAAGCGCTGTACACGAAGCCCGAGATTCTCGAGACCTATCTGAATACGGTGCCGTTCCTGTACAACGCGTATGGCATCGAGATGGCGGCGCGCACATATTTCGACAAGTCTGCCGATCAGCTCGACGTGGTCGAGGCCGCCACGCTCGTCGGCATGCTCAAGGGCAACAGTTATTACAACCCGGTGATCAATCCTGAGCGCGCCTTGCAGCGTCGTAATACCGTGCTCGCGCAAATGGTCAAGTTCGGGGATCTCGACGCCTCGAAGCTCGCCGCGTTGCAAAAGCGCCCGCTGCGCATCAATTTCGAGCGCCAGACCGAAGCGCCGGGGCCGGCCCCGCATTTCGCGCAACAGTTGCGCAAGTGGTTGATCGGCTGGGCCGATCGCAACGACTACAACATCTATTCCGATGGCCTCGTGGTGCACACCACCATCGACTCGCGGTTGCAGACGATGGCGACGCAGGCGCTGACGCGTCAGGCCAATCAGTTGCAAGGCATTGCCGATGCGAACTGGTCGGCCCGCGGCGGCTGGCGCGACAGCACGGCGTTGGTGCAGTCGTTCGTGCGCGAGTCGGCGGAGTATCGCAATGCGGTGGCTGGGGGCGAAGCCCCCGAGGCGGCGATGAAGCGTCTGCTGGCGGACAAGGCTTTCATGCAAAACCTGCGCACGACGAAGACCCGCGTGCAGGCCGGTTTCCTCGCTGTCGATCCGCGCACCGGGGAGATTCGCGCATGGGTTGGCAGTCGCGACTTCACGATCGATCCGTTCGATCACGTGCAGCAGGCGCGCCGTCAGCCGGGCTCGACCTTCAAGCCGTTCGTCTATGGCGCGGCTTTCGTCAAGGGCCGAACACCGGACGATACGATCGTCGATCAGGTGGTCGAGATTCCGCTGCCGGGCGGCGAGATCTGGCGGCCGAGCGACGACAGCGCGCCGACCAACAAACCCATGACATTGCGCGACGCACTGGCGCAGTCGCGTAACACCGTCACGGCGCAACTGATGCAGGACGTCGGGCCGTCGCGCGTGGCCGGGCTGGCGCGGGCGATGGGGGTGCGCGAGAGCAAGCTCGATCCGGTGCCGTCGCTCGCGCTGGGCACGAGCCCGGTTTCCCTCAAGGAAATGGTGGCGGCCTACGGCACTATCGCCGACGGTGGTGAGTATCGCGAGCCGACGATGGTCACCGAGATTACGAACGGCGAGGGCGATGTGCTCGCGACCTTCTCGCCGGCACGTCCGGAACGGGCGCTGTCCGTGAACGACGACTACACGTTGCTCGACACCATGCGCGGCGTCATCAATCGCGGCACGGGCAATGCGATCCGCACGCGCTTCGGCATTCGCGCGGACGTCGCTGGCAAGACGGGCACGACGCAGGACAACGCAGACGGATGGTTCATCCTCATGCAACCGCAGTTGGTCGCAGGCGCGTGGGTCGGTTTCAACGACAGCCGCATTACGCTGCGCAGCGATTATTGGGGGCAGGGCGCGCACAGCGCGTTGCCGATCGTCGGCGATGTTGTCTCGCGGGCGTTGCGCGCGCGAGTGATCGACGCGAACGCGAAGTTCGAAGCACCGGATAACCATCACTGGTACAGCGACTGGTGGACGCGTGCCTCGGACTGGGTGACGGGCCTCTTCGCGAAAAAGCCGGAACCGCAAGCCAGGCCGAAGGTGCCAGCGAAACGACCGGCAGCGCCGGCGCCTGCACCGGCGGTCCCGACCCCCGAGGCGGCGAGCGACGGTGGCCCGTTGCCCGTGCCGGTTGCCTCGGCCGTGCTCGCCCAGCCCGAGTACGCATTGCCCGCGAGCGCCCCGCATGGCAACACGATTCCGGGGGTGCCGGGCGAGTGGAACGGGCCGGGCGGCGCGTCGCCGAATGGTGGATCGTCGCCATCCTCGACAGGGAGCGGCGCGCCGTCTGCGCTACCCGTGACGCCTGCCTCGCCATCCCCGGCGACGGCCAGTCCGCCTACCCCCGCTACCCCCGCCCCCGCGCAGTGA
- a CDS encoding LysR family transcriptional regulator, with protein MFIRQLSYLVALSQAQHFRRAAELCNVSQPTLSGAIRSIEEEFGLPIVRRGRRFEGFTPEGERVLAWARQVLADCEGLRQEASASRRAVTGCLRIGAIPTALPLVPLLTDACLRDFPGMRHEVYTLSATQALRQLSELDLDVGLSYLDDPRLREFETIPLFRERYVLIARDESALAGRTSLSWHEAAKLPLCLLTGNMQCRQGIDAAMARAGTSASPRVETDSLMALYAHVRCANLFSIVPHSVLCLAEMRDELHAVPLQPALHREIGLILRERQPRAPLLEAAVASFRSVDLQTRLDALLPA; from the coding sequence ATGTTCATTCGGCAGTTGAGTTATCTCGTGGCGCTTTCGCAGGCACAGCACTTCCGCCGTGCGGCGGAGCTTTGCAACGTGTCGCAGCCCACGCTGTCCGGCGCGATCCGCAGTATCGAGGAGGAGTTCGGCTTGCCGATCGTGCGGCGCGGTCGCCGTTTCGAAGGCTTTACGCCGGAAGGCGAGCGCGTGCTTGCGTGGGCGCGTCAGGTCCTCGCCGATTGCGAGGGCTTGCGGCAGGAGGCGAGTGCCAGCCGTCGTGCAGTCACCGGATGCCTGCGCATCGGCGCGATACCTACGGCGCTGCCGCTCGTGCCGCTGCTCACCGATGCTTGCCTGCGCGACTTCCCCGGCATGCGCCACGAGGTCTACACGCTTTCCGCGACGCAGGCGCTGCGACAGCTCTCGGAACTCGATCTGGATGTGGGGTTGAGCTATCTCGACGATCCGCGTCTGCGCGAATTCGAAACCATCCCCTTGTTTCGCGAACGTTACGTGCTGATCGCACGCGACGAGTCCGCGCTGGCGGGGCGTACCTCGTTATCGTGGCACGAGGCGGCGAAACTGCCGCTATGTCTGCTGACCGGCAATATGCAGTGCCGTCAGGGGATCGACGCCGCGATGGCGCGGGCGGGCACCTCTGCGTCGCCAAGAGTGGAGACCGATTCGCTCATGGCGCTGTATGCGCATGTGCGATGCGCCAACCTTTTCAGCATCGTGCCGCACAGCGTGCTGTGTCTCGCTGAAATGCGTGACGAGTTGCACGCCGTGCCGTTACAGCCCGCACTACATCGCGAGATCGGACTGATTCTGCGTGAGCGGCAGCCGCGTGCGCCGTTGCTCGAGGCGGCGGTTGCCTCGTTCCGTTCGGTCGATTTGCAAACACGGCTGGACGCGTTGTTACCGGCATAA